In Formosa haliotis, the sequence TTTATAGTGCTTATTTTAGAATAAAATTTTAGAGTTACCATTATGAACATAAAAATAACCCAAGACCACTTTAAAATCTGTCGTCTATCTTTTCGGTTTTTTCTGCTTTTAGCTATTACAGTTTCATGTAAAAAAGAAAAGCAGGAAAGTGTTGCATCTAGTCCAGCAACAGAATCGGGCTTAGAAATTGTCGATTCAAATTCAATAGAACATCAATCACTAGATGAAGATTTAACATCACCTTTTGTAATGTTGAATAAAGATGAAAAAATTAGCAATGTAATTCGCAAAATTTTTCAAGATAAAAAAGGGCGTATTTGGATTGGGGCAGAAAATGGTGCTTATTATTATGATGGTACTATGCTAAGGTATTTAGATGACATCAAAGATCAATACGGAAAACAAGTCACCATTAAATATATTGCAGAAGATAACATTGGGAACATTTGGTTTGGGCATACTGCCGGAGTGAGTAAATTTGATGGTAGTACAATTATCAATTTTTCCAGAAAAGATGGGTTAATAGACAACGATGTTTGGTGTTTAGCAGTCGATAAAAACAACACAATTTGGATAGGTACGCTACAAGGCGCTTGTTATTTTAATGGCGATACGTTTTCTAGTTTCGAGATTCCTGAAGGCCAAAAAGATAAAACACGAGGCGTGTCTAGCACCAAGATTGTGCATAGTATTATGGAAGACAGTAAAGGTAATATGTGGTTTGCTACCAATGGAGGAGCTTATGTTTTTGATGGTAAAACGTTGACAAATATTTCGGAAACCGATGGTTTATGTAGTAATTATGTGAGTAAGGTTTTAGAGGATAGAAACGGAGGTTTTTGGTTTGGAACCGTACATAATGGATTGTGTTATTTTGATGGTGAGAAGTTTACCAATATTACCAATCAGTTTGGGGTGCAAGGAAAAGAAGTATGGGATGTTTTTCAGGACAAGAAAGGAGATATATGGTTTTCGGTGAAAAATTATGGTGTGTTTTCATTCGACGGGAAATCAATCATTAATTATAATAAAGTCCACGGACTTCAAAGTCATGCAATTATGGATATCTTTCAGGATAATTCTGATCGGTTTTGGTTCGGAGGTTTTAACGGTCTAACACGTTATAATGGCCAAGATTTTGTAAATATTACAAAGCAAGGACCATGGAGTAATTCAAAGTAACATTATATCTTTATTATATAACAGTTCCCTTTAGTATAGATTAAATTCTTATTTTTATAACCATGGGCTTAAGGAAGCTTTATAGACCATTGTAATAATTAAAAACAGACGTAAAATGAATACCGTAAGACTAATTGGACTATTACTATTAATTGTGGGCGTGGTGTTACACTTTACTTTCGAAGGAAGTATAATAGATTTTTTTAAAGGTCTTCTTTTTGGCGCAGGTTTTATCATGCTTGTCGTAGGTAGAATTGGGAAGAGGAAATTACAATAATGCAAACAGTTAAGTATTTGTGCTTTATTTATTATTTAAAAGAAATCTGTATGAAACCTGTATCATTAGTATTGCTAATTGCTTTTTTGATGTCTTGCCAACAAACCAAAAAAGAAAATTTAAAAACGGAAACCGTAAATGTTTTAGAAACTGAAGAAAATTTTGATTGGTTGTTGGGAGAATGGGAACGTTTGGACGAAGAGCCGGGCATGCAAACATTCGAAAAATGGACAAAAGTATCAGCTTCAGAATATTTGGGGATTGGATTTACCATGCAGAATGGGGACACGCTTAGACAAGAAAATATAAGGTTAGTGAATAAAAATAGCGATTGGAATTTGCTTGTAAAAGCTCCTGAAGAAGCAGAATTTACAAGCTTTAATTTGATAAATCATTCCGATAGAGAATTTACTTTTCAGAATACCCAAATAGACTTTCCAAACAAAATTAGGTATTGGAGGAAAGCAGATACGTTAAAAGCATCAGTTTCAAACGCGGAACTAGAAATTCCATTCAACTTTATAAAATCCCATTAAAAACCTTACTTTTATTAGCTTTAAAACTTGTAGAACATAGGTTTCAATAAACTATGAGTTAAATTGTAATTATGAAAAAGGTAACCCAATATAAGATATTTACGTTCGTTATT encodes:
- a CDS encoding ligand-binding sensor domain-containing protein; the protein is MNIKITQDHFKICRLSFRFFLLLAITVSCKKEKQESVASSPATESGLEIVDSNSIEHQSLDEDLTSPFVMLNKDEKISNVIRKIFQDKKGRIWIGAENGAYYYDGTMLRYLDDIKDQYGKQVTIKYIAEDNIGNIWFGHTAGVSKFDGSTIINFSRKDGLIDNDVWCLAVDKNNTIWIGTLQGACYFNGDTFSSFEIPEGQKDKTRGVSSTKIVHSIMEDSKGNMWFATNGGAYVFDGKTLTNISETDGLCSNYVSKVLEDRNGGFWFGTVHNGLCYFDGEKFTNITNQFGVQGKEVWDVFQDKKGDIWFSVKNYGVFSFDGKSIINYNKVHGLQSHAIMDIFQDNSDRFWFGGFNGLTRYNGQDFVNITKQGPWSNSK
- a CDS encoding DUF6265 family protein, with amino-acid sequence MKPVSLVLLIAFLMSCQQTKKENLKTETVNVLETEENFDWLLGEWERLDEEPGMQTFEKWTKVSASEYLGIGFTMQNGDTLRQENIRLVNKNSDWNLLVKAPEEAEFTSFNLINHSDREFTFQNTQIDFPNKIRYWRKADTLKASVSNAELEIPFNFIKSH